From Ascaphus truei isolate aAscTru1 chromosome 17, aAscTru1.hap1, whole genome shotgun sequence, the proteins below share one genomic window:
- the CIMIP4 gene encoding ciliary microtubule inner protein 4 isoform X1: MAATCTGDPSDKCSIPSSLVAEPGSPQAPPSSPTTRGGTSLKAHPKDGKAGPGPRDSEIPCSIGAGGRESRPPKTAEQGQDTKSLIPPNIRHKYGSALVDQLISPEQVRRALKEAEEDTQSQQGYHIPRLHKKEWLMGNSPHGRYYALGHCLRANLFPGVPITSRSLVQDSYTAEVNEKGKLDMRDTSHWHGRTIDDLATWSQMLNERSIIARNLQSQLRPPRPCPVPTRPRVPMGLPPPRLPTKPGKRRLQTKHDRLRTQPPIAQPTQDEDFWDFYDTPIL; encoded by the exons ATGGCTGCCACGTGCACAG GAGACCCCTCTGATAAGTGTTCGATACCCAGCTCACTGGTTGCTGAACCTGGGTCCCCCCAAGCCCCACCCTCCTcacccacaacaagaggaggaacCTCCCTAAAGGCGCACCCCAAAGATGGGAAGGCAGGACCAGGCCCCAGAGACTCTGAGATCCCGTGCAGCATCGGAGCTGGAGGAAGAGAGTCAAGACCCCCAAAAACTGCAGAACAGGGGCAGGACACGAAGAGTCTGATACCACCCAACATCAGGCACAAGTACGGCAGCGCCCTGGTGGACCAGCTGATCTCCCCAGAGCAG GTGAGAAGAGCTCTGAAGGAGGCCGAGGAGGATACGCAGAGCCAGCAAGGGTATCACATCCCCAGGCTCCACAAGAAAGAGTGGCTGATGGGGAATTCTCCGCATGGGCGCTATTACGCGTTAGGACACTGCCTCCGTGCCAATCTGTTCCCAG GAGTGCCCATTACATCCCGGAGCTTGGTGCAGGATTCCTACACCGCAGAAGTGAACGAGAAGGGGAAACTGGACATGCGTGACACAAGTCACTGGCACGGGAGGACCATCGATGACTTAG CCACCTGGTCACAGATGTTAAATGAGAGAAGCATCATTGCCAGGAACTTGCAGAGCCAGCTCAGACCACCCCGCCCCTGCCCGGTGCCCACACGGCCAAGGGTTCCCATGGGGCTTCCACCACCACGACTACCGACTAAGCCTGGAAAACGGAGACTCCAAACCAAGCATGACAGGCTACGCACCCAGCCTCCTATCGCACAGCCCACCCAAGATGAGGACTTTTGGGACTTCTATGATACTCCTATCCTTTGA
- the CIMIP4 gene encoding ciliary microtubule inner protein 4 isoform X2 codes for MAATCTGDPSDKCSIPSSLVAEPGSPQAPPSSPTTRGGTSLKAHPKDGKAGPGPRDSEIPCSIGAGGRESRPPKTAEQGQDTKSLIPPNIRHKYGSALVDQLISPEQVRRALKEAEEDTQSQQGYHIPRLHKKEWLMGNSPHGRYYALGHCLRANLFPGVPITSRSLVQDSYTAEVNEKGKLDMRDTSHWHGRTIDDLGRWQERSINELNWKKALDQKNKGSGAKH; via the exons ATGGCTGCCACGTGCACAG GAGACCCCTCTGATAAGTGTTCGATACCCAGCTCACTGGTTGCTGAACCTGGGTCCCCCCAAGCCCCACCCTCCTcacccacaacaagaggaggaacCTCCCTAAAGGCGCACCCCAAAGATGGGAAGGCAGGACCAGGCCCCAGAGACTCTGAGATCCCGTGCAGCATCGGAGCTGGAGGAAGAGAGTCAAGACCCCCAAAAACTGCAGAACAGGGGCAGGACACGAAGAGTCTGATACCACCCAACATCAGGCACAAGTACGGCAGCGCCCTGGTGGACCAGCTGATCTCCCCAGAGCAG GTGAGAAGAGCTCTGAAGGAGGCCGAGGAGGATACGCAGAGCCAGCAAGGGTATCACATCCCCAGGCTCCACAAGAAAGAGTGGCTGATGGGGAATTCTCCGCATGGGCGCTATTACGCGTTAGGACACTGCCTCCGTGCCAATCTGTTCCCAG GAGTGCCCATTACATCCCGGAGCTTGGTGCAGGATTCCTACACCGCAGAAGTGAACGAGAAGGGGAAACTGGACATGCGTGACACAAGTCACTGGCACGGGAGGACCATCGATGACTTAG GACGCTGGCAAGAGAGATCCATTAATGAGCTGAACTGGAAGAAGGCTTTAGACCAGAAAAACAAGGGGTCCGGGGCTAAACATTAG